The nucleotide window CCACCTTGTCGTCCAGGCCCTGGAAGAAGATCATCGGGCAATCGAGCTTGTCGACATGGTGGCTGGGCGAGCGCTCCAGGTACACCTGCTGCGCCTGCGGCTGCGGGGCGATCAGGTATTCGTTGTAGTGCGATTCGAACTTGTGCGAATCGTCGTCCAGGCCCTGCAGGTCGGCCACGCCGTAATAGCTGGCGCCCAGCTTGAACACGTCGTGGAATGCCAGCGCGCTCAGCGTGGTATAGCCGCCGGCGCTGCTGCCGCGGATGATCAGCCGCGCGCCATCGGCGCGGCCCTGTTCGACGAGCCAGCGCGCGCCGGCCACGCAGTCCTCCACGTCGACCACGCCCCATTGCCCCTTCAGCAAGTCGCGGTAGGCGCGGCCGAAGCCGGTGCTGCCGCCATAGTTCACGTCCAGCACGCCGAAGCCGCGGCTGGTCCAGAACTGGGTGGCCAGCTTCAGCGTGCTGGCCGCCATGCCGGTCGGGCCACCGTGGCCGGTCACGATCACCGGCGGTTTTTCACCGGCCGGCGCCTGCACGTCGCGATTCTTCGGCGGATAGAAGAACGCGTAGGCGGTGCGGCCGTTCGCGCTGGGGTAGCTGACGCTTTCCGGGACGGACAGGTAGCCGAGCTCCGGCAGCGTGTCGATCGACCTGGCCAGTACTTGCGGTTCGCCGCTGCCGGCGCCGTTCCCCAGGTCGATGCGCGCGATCTCGGCCGGGATGGTCGGGCTGCCGCCCAGCAGCACGATGCAGCCGTCGCCGGTGCGCAGCTCGCGGATTTCCTGGTACGGGTTGGCGATCGGTTCCAGCCTGGCGCTGCCGATCACCAGCCGGGCCAGCCGGCTGATGCCTTGCTCGATATAGGTGCAGGCGATTTCGCTGGCGGAAAGAAAGCCGTACATGGCATTGCCGAAGGTCCAGTGCGGGCCGGCGAATTCCGCTTCCAGCGGGCAGATCGCTTCGATCCCGTCGCCATCACGGTACAGGTTCCACCAGCCGCTGCGATCGGAAACAAAGTACAGCCGCCCGTCCGGCGACCACTCGGGCTGGCAGATGGCTTCTTCCGGGCCGCCCGCGACCAGTACCGGCGCCGCCAGGGTGCCGTCGGCCGCGATGTCGGCCCGCCACAGCTCGGTGCCTTGCCACGGCATGCGCGGATGGTCCCAAGTCAGCCAGGCCAGTTGCCGGCCGTCCGGCGACAGGCGGGGCGACGAGTAAAAATCGTGGCCCCGTGCCAGCACGGTTTCGGTGCCGTCGAAAGCCACCGCGCACAGCGTGTTTTCCGGCTGGGCATGCGACGCCGGATCGTCCGGATGCTGCTCGCGCACCGCCACCAGCCGCCGGCGCGCACGGTCGACGATGAAATCGGCGAAGCGCTGCCGGCCCTCTGCCGTGAAGGGTACCGCATCCTTGCCGTCTTCCTTGCGGTACAGCCGGTTGTCGCCAGCATGGGAAAAGAACACGGTGCCGCCATCGACGGCAAAGGCGCCGCCGCCATATTCGTGCACGCGGCTGCGCACGTTCAGCGGCAGCGGCGTCAGCTCATCCACCCGCGCGCCGGCGAGACGCAGCAGCGTGTTGCGGCCGCCTTCGCTGGCGCGCCCGGCCAGCCAGAAAACATCCGTGCCGGCGATCGCCAGCGACGACAGCGGCGTGGCGCCGGCGGCAACCATGGCGGCGGAAATCGGCGAAGGCCAGGTACCGAAGGAAGCGGTTTG belongs to Pseudoduganella albidiflava and includes:
- a CDS encoding S9 family peptidase, encoding MTALTSLQTASFGTWPSPISAAMVAAGATPLSSLAIAGTDVFWLAGRASEGGRNTLLRLAGARVDELTPLPLNVRSRVHEYGGGAFAVDGGTVFFSHAGDNRLYRKEDGKDAVPFTAEGRQRFADFIVDRARRRLVAVREQHPDDPASHAQPENTLCAVAFDGTETVLARGHDFYSSPRLSPDGRQLAWLTWDHPRMPWQGTELWRADIAADGTLAAPVLVAGGPEEAICQPEWSPDGRLYFVSDRSGWWNLYRDGDGIEAICPLEAEFAGPHWTFGNAMYGFLSASEIACTYIEQGISRLARLVIGSARLEPIANPYQEIRELRTGDGCIVLLGGSPTIPAEIARIDLGNGAGSGEPQVLARSIDTLPELGYLSVPESVSYPSANGRTAYAFFYPPKNRDVQAPAGEKPPVIVTGHGGPTGMAASTLKLATQFWTSRGFGVLDVNYGGSTGFGRAYRDLLKGQWGVVDVEDCVAGARWLVEQGRADGARLIIRGSSAGGYTTLSALAFHDVFKLGASYYGVADLQGLDDDSHKFESHYNEYLIAPQPQAQQVYLERSPSHHVDKLDCPMIFFQGLDDKVVPPPQSENMVKALRQRGVPVAYLELEGEGHGFRKGESIVRTLEAELYFYQRMFGLHDATAPAPVAIDNLDGAA